In Anas platyrhynchos isolate ZD024472 breed Pekin duck chromosome 19, IASCAAS_PekinDuck_T2T, whole genome shotgun sequence, the genomic window AAGCACtggtggctgtgctgggcttCCCTGGGGGGCGGGGAGGCAAGTCCCATGCACATGGGGCCACACCGCACACCCCTCGGgaaagccctgctgctggcggtGCCCTCGTCCTTCAGAGGGGGTGGGCGTCCTTATTTTGGGGTGGAGGTTTTTGGCGTGGGCTCGGTGGTGCGGTGGCTGTGTTTGGAAGAGGGAGCAGGCCTCCCTGCTGCAGTCAGCCCTTCTGTAAGCCCAGAGACCCCCCAGGGACGCGAGGATGCCCTGGGGTGGCATCCTCCAGTCCGTGCTggtggtgcagggctgggaggctgcCGAGCCCTTCGGAGCCTCCGCGGTGGTGCGAGAGCCCTGTGCTGAGCCTTGCCCTTCACGTGACAGCACCGGGGGAGCACGCTGGGCAGCCGGGCCCCTTTCACAGCCCCGAGACACAGAGCTCATTCATTCCCAGCTGCCTCCCCCGCTGCGCCGTGGGCTCCCGGCATCCCTGCTGGCACGGGCAGAGGGACGGCGCCGGGACAGCCGAGGGCACGGAGAGCACAGAGGGCTTTATCTCCTCTTTGCTCTGGGGAATCCCATGGGAGCTGTGTCTGGAGCAGGGTCAGGAGGGACGTAGCCATGAGCCACCCCGCTGCGTGTCCCCACGCAGAGCAGGGGCTACAGGGACAAGTGCTGAGCCCTGCCTTGTGCCCGTAGGTTCTCGGCGCTGCACCACGCGGCCCTGGGCGGCAGCCTGGACCTCATCtcgctgctgctggaggcacaGGCCACCGTGGACATCAAGGACAGCAACGGTAAGGGGTGACCCCCTGCTGCACCCTGcatctccagcagccagctcagCCCTCCGAGCGATCCCAGGGGCctgagccctgccctgccctgctgagcCCTCTTTGCCCGCAGGGATGCGCCCCTTGCACTACGCGGCCTGGCAGGGACGCGTGGAGCCGGTGCGGGTGCTGCTGcgagctgctgcctctgtcaACATGGCCTCGCTGGACGGGCAGATCCCGCTGCACCTCTCGGCGCAGTACGGCCACTACGAGGTGGTAAGTGAGAGGCGGTGCCACCCCAACGGGGTCTCTCTCCCGGTCGGTGATGATGCACCGGGCAGGAGAGGGCAGGGGCACggggtggtgctgagccccccatAACCACGTTGCTCCCCCGCAGTCggagatgctgctgcagcaccagtCCAACCCCTGCCTCAtcaacaaagcaaagaaaaccccCCTGGACCTGGCCTGCGAGTTCGGGCGGTTGAAGGTGAGCACCTTCCCTCTGCCACAAACCCCAAAGCCTGGCGGCAGCACCCGCCTCCCCCCACGGCTGGGCAAGGGCGGATCTTGAACCCACAAGCTGTGGGTTTTGCTCCCAGCCTTGCagcggggcagcagcaggctggcagcaaACCTGGGCATCCTGATCCCAGTTCCCTGCAACttctccccccccagccccagctttgCTCCCGTTTAAGCACAGACAGGCTGAGCTCCCTAATCCCCAGCAGCCCGGAGCGCCCAGCTCCACTCAGCTGCTCAGGATCCCGGCGTGGCTTGTGGGGACGGGGCCCCCCTGTGCCCCAGGAGACCCCCACCATGGGGCTGGGCTGGCATGCGGCCAGCCAGACTGTCTCATGCCCCCAgcggggaggggagcaggggcatATTTCCATTCCTGGAGTATCTATAATATCTGCAGCTATAAACAGGGCAGTAAAAATAACTCCTCTGTGCCTTTGAGCTGCCCTGCGATGCTGAGAGTCGCTCAGGGCTTTGAGAGACTGAAGTTTTTTAGGGCTTGGTCTGAAAAGCCTGATTATGGGAAGACTATTTCTGGCTGTGCTGACCTTCTCCAGCCCCTCACAACAGCGTGGCCCCTGCCAAGCTCTCTCTGGGCCCCGCCAagccctggggctgtgggaTGGACGGGAACAGTGGGTGGGATAGGGAGCACAGAGCTGTCCCTGGCAGCAGCAAGCTTGAGTCCCTTGCTGGGGTGTTGTGACGGGGACACCTACACCTCTGCTCACCCCTGTGCCCTGTGCAGGtggcccagctgctgctgaacagcCATCTGTGCgtggccctgctggaggggCAGTCCAAGGACTCAACCGACCCCAACTACACCACCCCGCTGCACCTAGCAGCCAAGAATGGGCACAAGGAGATCATCAGGTAacccctgccagcccctggcACTGCCTGATGCCAAAAAACCATCACGACTTCCATCCTACATCCCCCTAAACCCACATCCCTCTTACAGGCTTTGGTGCCTCATCCCCAAAGCCTCAGCGGTGCAGAGGGCTGTCCCCTTCCCACTGCAAAGCAGCCGATCCCCTGACCCCTATACCTGTGGCCTCCCGTTCATGCCTTTCCCTCCTCGATTccaggcagctgctgaaggCAGGGATTGAGATCAACAAGCAGACGAAGACGGGCACAGCCCTGCACGAAGCCGCGCTCTATGGCAAAACAGAGGTTGTGCGATTGCTGCTGGAGGTGAGCACCAGGGGACAAAGCTCTCGGGCCTGGCCTTCGcctccctcccatcccctcgGTCCCTCCATCCCCCgtggggtggctgctgctgctgcaggcggTGGCACTAACCGTGTCCCCTCCTGGGCAGGGTGGCGTTGACGTGAACATCAGGAACACCTACAACCAGACGGCACTGGACATCGTCAACCAGTTCACCACCTCGCACGCCAGCAAGGACATCAAGCAGCTGCTGAGAGGTGAGATGGGGCCTGTTTGTGGCCAGGCCCTGCCTGGAACAGAGGGGGACTTCTCCCTAACATGACCTGCCCCgtgctcccagctcctcctAACAGCCCTAAAACAGCCAAGCTGCAAGTGTCGGGATCTCAGTCCCATCGTGCTCCCACTCTCTGTGCCAGCAATCCCCAGAGATCGAGTCCTTCCTGCAGTCTTAATGttctcttcttccctctcctttctcttcattttctcctcccGCCTTTCTCGAACCTCTCTCTTGCCCCGCTGTGCTCtggttccttttttcttccctccatcCCTTGTCTTCAGAGGCATCAGGAATCCTGAAGGTCCGAGCTTTGAAGGATTTTTGGAACCTCCACGATCCGACTGCTCTCAATGTCCGGGCAGGAGATGTCATCACGGTGAGGCTGCTCCCCACTCCCTGTCCCCTGTCTGGCCGCTGCCTGGTACCAGCCCTGTCCTCCTCATCCCCACGCAGGTCCTGGAGCAGCATCCCGACGGGCGGTGGAAGGGGCACATCCACGACACTCAGAAGGGCACCGATCGCGTCGGGTACTTCCCCCCCTCCATTGCCGAAGTCATCAGCAAACGAACAGGTCGGTGGCCCTCCTGGGTGCGTTGTCCCCGCTGTGAAACCAcctctccctgcccagcccttCCCACAGGACAGGTCCCTGTCGCCCTGGCTAGCTAGGGGGCGGGGAAAGGAAGGATTCTGGTGGGCACAGGGGGTTGTATGACCGGTGGGGTGGAAGTTTTGGGGTTTGAGACTCAGATACCCCCCCCTTGCCGCCTCCTGCACGAGCTCTGACCACGCGTGTTTTGTCTTTGAATGCAGGCATGATCCTCCCCCGCATGGCACCCACGCACCAGCGCCAGGGCCCCCCCGGGGCCCTCACGGCACCCCCCGGcgggctgcagcacctccccGACGAGTGTCCGCAGCAGGCAGCCCCAAGCATCCCAGCACCCTATGGCCACCTCACCCTAACCCGGACGGCCCCGGGCCCTGACAGCTCAGGTCAggggtggggctggggagggagaggggccGGGGAccttcccctgtccccagccctgcctgcgcAGGGGACGTGGGGGGAATGCTCTCCTTCCACCTCCCGGCAGGAAAGCAGCCAGACGAGAGGGAGCAGCCACAGGGCAAGGGAGTTTAGGGGAGCCCATAGAGCAGCCCCTTCCCTCCTGGAATCCGTGGCCGTGTCCCCGGTTCCCATTTCCCCTTCGCGTGTCCCTTGCCAGCTGAGGTCACCCTGTCTGTGCTGTGTGTGCCGGGAGGGACTGATGCATGCTCTGTGGCTGGAAGGATCTCGTGGGAGGCTGGTTTTTACTGGTGTCACTGCTGGCACACGGGTCCCTGCCGGGGACTTTTGTGCCCTGTGTCAGCACCAGTCCTGGGGCACTGCTGATGAGCTCCCCGTCTGTCCTGAGCAGCAGGAGACAGGAACAGCGTGGGCAGCGAGGGCAGCATCGGCAGCATCCGCAGCGCCGGCAGCGGCCAGAGCACCGAGGGCACCAACGGGCAGAGCACCAGCATCCTCATTGAGAATGCCAGGGTAggtgccagcccctgctgcccccacgttgctcccccagctccacccAATGTGGTGGCAATGGGGCCCAGCACGATCCTGTAACCCCCGGCACCTCCTGGCAAGGAGGGGGCCGCAGGAGCCGAGCACCCCCCACCAAGCACACATTTGCTGCTGGGACTCAGGGGGGAAACGTTCCTGGGGCTGGAGTCTcctggctgctccagcagcacagctctgccccctGGGAGTGGTTGGTACCGTGTCACATCTTCACCTCGTCCTGTGTCACCTGAGAGGATAAAagggccacatcctgcccaGCTCTCTCGCTAGGGGCCAGCTTTGCTGGGCCGTGCTgtgaggctgtgctgagctccCAGGGGTGCAAGGCAGACCTGGGGACAGGGCCCTGTCCGGAGGGATGTCCTTCCCCTCCTCActcttcctctccccagccGCTGCCCTCCACTGGCGATGACCTCCAGCAACACCTTTTGGGATCGGAGCCACGCAACGGGCAGCTGACTTCCACAGCAGGTGAGGGATATCCCAGCACCATGGGGCCTTGGGGACAGctgtcccccagccctgggggctgctcGGTGCCCAGGTCCCCCTGTGACACCTTCTTCTCTCCTGTCCTCTCTGCCAGGGCCCCCTGGCCACCAGACCCCTGGCAACTGTCCCCCTGGAGACAGGGTCTTCTCCCACCAGTTCTTGCGGcctgagcagctcctggagGGGAAGGTAACTGGGCCAGCAGCGTGCAGGGTGGGAGGGCAATGTCTGGGGGTCTCCACCCAGCTCTTTCTGCGCTGGGCACATGGGACTGGGTCTTGGGGATGCTGGGGCCAAGTGGGTCTTGCCCAAGAAGGTCCTGCTGTCATGCCCCAAGCAGTCAGGTCCTTCCAGGCCCTGCAGCCGCAGTCACAGGCTGCTCTTTGCCTCGTCCTCTCCCCAGGACGCAGAAGCCATTTACAACTGGCTGAGGGAGTTCCAGCTCGAGTCGTACACTGCCAACTTCCTCAACGCCGGCTACGATGTCCCCACCATCAGCCGCATGACCCCCGAGGTAAGGCAGGGCCTTCCCTGCGCCCCCTGAGCTGCCGGTGGTGGGTGCCCACTGCTCCACTCTCCCCGTGCCGCTGCTGACTGCGGCCCCGCTCTGCTTGCATTAGGATCTGACAGCCATCGGCGTGACCAAACCGGGCCACAGGAAGAAGATCTCCACTGAGATCGGGCAGCTCAGCATCGCCGAGTGGCTGCCCAACTACATCCCGGTGAGTCCCTGGCACCGGGGCTTTGCTCTGTGCCACCCCCTTTTCTCAGAGCTGCATCCCCCAGGACAGGATGGGGGCTGCTGATGAGTAAATGAGCTCTGAAGTGGCCAGAGAGACCCCCAAGAAGCAGGCTCCTggccaggggcagggaggggatggaTGAAGGCACCGCCTGTCCCTTGCTGCTCACGGCAGCATCTCCATGCTCTTCGCAGGCTGACCTGATGGATTGGCTCAGTGCCATCGGCTTGCCCCAGTACCACAAAAAGCTGGTGAACAACGGCTACGACTCCATCACCATCGTCACGGACCTGACGTGGGAGGATCTGCAAGAAATCGGCATCAACAAACTGGGTGAGTCCCTGCTGCGGTGCTGGGGTGGCCCAGGGCAGCCAAGTGtcctgtccccgtgccctgaCATCCCTCGGGCATGTCCTGTGCACCCAGAAAGGGCAGATCAGGGCCATCCCCAAGGACTGCCCTGAGCaggctggagccaggctgagctGGGTGGATGTTGGCAGTTTGTCTCCTCCCGTGGCAGGGTTTGGATAACCTGGATGTCTTTGGCTTGGTTGATGACATGACTGTGGCTTTTCTTGGCCAAGAGGCCTTTTTAGGAGCCAATTTAATGCCCCTTTCCTGTTGCCCCTCTCCCACAGGCCACCAGAAGAAGATCATGCTGGCCGTCAAGAAGCTCAGAGACCTCCGCAAAAGCCTCAACCAAGCGGAAACCACGCTGGCAAGACGCAAAGTCCCCGGAGCCCTGGACATTGTCACCATTGAGTCGCTGGAGAACGGGGAATGCCAGTCCCCACACACTCCCAAAATGACAACATTCCAGGACAGCGAGCTCAGCTACGAGCTCCAGACAGCCATGTCCAACAGCTGCCACGAGACGCTCAGCATCAAGAACAGCCAGGGAATGTCGCGGAGCCAGGAGAGCATCGGGGTGCGCTCCCGGGGCTCAGGGCACTCGCAGGACAATGTTTTGTCCCGGCACCTCTCCAGCCCCTCGCAGGAGAGCCTGGGCAgcggggagagcagcagcagcagcgggcagTCCTGCGCGCCGCCCCGCAGCAAGGAGAGCCCGGCCAGCCTGCCGGGACagcccagccccgagccctTTGGGAAGCTCGTCTCCCCCGAGGGGCTGAACGGCTACACCAACGGCAGCGGGGGCAGCCCTCTCAAGGAGAGGAACCTGCCTGAAGGCACGGATCAGTACGCTCGGCCAGCAGCTCAGAAaggtgctggccctgcaggacCACCAGCGGTCACCCCTTGTACGCCTCCCCAGACCCCCAGCAAGGGGACGGCCCCGTATGTCTTCATGTACCCGCACGTCTCCTTGAAATCCCCGACGGCCCCTTCCCTCCTGGGGGCCGAGCAGCCCAAGACCCTGGCACACCCCTacccctccttcccttctggGCAGAAGAGCAGCCTGCAGACATCAGCCCAAAAAGCTTTCTCCTACCTGCACAGCCAGTGCAGCCCcaccgagccgcccaaggctgCTGCGGCCCCGGGCACCTGGCAGGCAGGGGAGCAGCACAACGGGGGCGAAGGCTTCAAGTACAAGAAGCGCTCGCACAGCCTGAACCGCTACGCGCTGTCAGATGGAGAGCacgaagaggaggagggggtgCCCACCAGCACCCTGGGCTCCTATGCCACCCTGACGCGGCGGCCGGGCCGCAGCCAGATGCCGCGGGCCTGCCTGCAGGCGGAGGCCAAAGTGACCCGCAGCCAGTCCTTCGCCATCCGGGCCAAGCGCAAGGGACCCCCGCCGCCACCTCCCAAGCGTCTCAGTTCTGTCTCCAGCACCCCCGCCACCGAAGCGAACGGCGAGCAGCCCCCCGACCCCGAGCAGCAGTCTCCTGTCCCCCAGGACATGGTCGATGCGGGCGCCAGCCCCAGTGACACCAGTCGCAGCAGGACAGTGAGGAGCCTGGCAGCTGCACTGGAGGGGACACCCGGGGCGAGCCCACCCAAGCCCCTCCTGGCCCCAAAACCGCTGCATGTGGCTCAGGACTCTCTCTCTAGGGCCAGTGTGGACGATCGGTCCTACGATGGGGGTGACAGCGGCAGCACCGTGCTTGCTGACGCTGGCAGGGACGCCTTTGAGAGCAGCAAGCCGCGGAGACGGACACTGAGTGAGCCCAGCGCTCCCATGACGGAGGCTGTGCAGGTCGGGCGGGAGGACGCCTGCTCAGACACGGAGGAGGAGGCCAAGCCCGAGGTCTCCTCATCCTCCCAGAACAGCTCCAGCGAGTGCATCCCCTTCGCAGAAGAAGGCAACTTAACCATCAAGCAGCGGCCGAAGCCTGCTGGGCACCCCAAGGCCGACACGGCAGTGCAGGACGCAGAGCCCAGTTCCCAGCCTGCAGAGCCCCCGTGCTCCGCTGGgaaggagccagcagcacctgccGCCACCAAGGAGCCGCCCGTGCTGGAGTTCAACCTCACCGAGTCGGACACGGTGAAGCGCCGGCCCCGCTTCAAGGAGCGGGAGCcgctgcaggctgtgctgaaGGCGTTCAGCCTGGCGGGGCAGGCGGAGGTGGGCGGCAGCCCCGCGCCCCAGTACGCCCAGGCCCAGGCTGTGAGCATCGTGGGCCCCACCACTGGGCTGGCACCACGGGCCGGGCTGGCTGGAGACACCTTTGATGACGACAGCGTGGAGTTCAGGATCGCCGAGATAGAGAAGAGCATCTTGTCGCTGGAGAAGGGGATCAAGAAGACGCCAAGCCCCAccaaagcccccagccccacggaaCTGCTTGGCACTGCCGTGGTGAGGACGCCTGCTCCAGGTACAGGGACTCGGGGGGGTCTCTGTGAGGCAGTGGCAGGGCCTGaggctccctccttcccctgctggggcaggacagCATCCTCGGCTGGCCAGGAGGCGAGGGGGACCCGTGCCAGCGCGTGCCACGAGGCTTCTTCCCTTGCAGACGTCCCCACCAAGCACACCTCGGTGGCGTCCACCAAGCTGGTGTTCTCCGGGCCCAAGACCATCTACCAGCAGGTCCTGCAGCCCTCCCGCCACACCGTcgctccctgggcagcccccgAGGCGGTGCCAGATGTGGTCGGGTccctggctgctcccagccctctgACACTGGAGGCCAGCAGCAAGGTGTCGGCGAAGCCTTTGGCCACTGCCCCAGGGACCGCCCTGGCCCAGCAGCGGCTGGAGCACACCAactgcagcctggctgctgcgCTGCAGGCAGCCGAGAAGAAGATCACagcggaggaggtggagaggtgaGGTGGCGCTGGGGGAGAGGCAAACGCGGGGTGAGATCCTGGGGAGCGAAACTGGGGAGCCCCCAGCGGGGGCAGGCAAAGAGCTGGCAGCCTCCAGCCCTGGCAGGCGGCACCTCAGGCGTCGGGGCAGCATTTAACcagctctcccttccctccccagcccccccggggccgtgcACTCGGCCAAGAACATCCTGGAGGACATCAGCAACATGTTCGATGACCTGGCCGACCAGCTGGACGCGATGCTGGACTGAGCCttgctccctccttcccttccccgccTCCGGCTGCTCTGCCAGTGCCCGTGGTGACGGGGGGAGAGCGGATCCAGCGCCGCTCGGTGCCTCCAGGTCTCTCCAGCCACCTCCCTCCCTGCACTTTGCACCGTGGCCGGGAACGTGGCCGCCCCTCCTCACCCGCCCCGTGTCACCggccccagagccccccggcTCCATGTCGCACGCCCCGGCCCAGCCGCGGGGGTCAGGCGTTTCCCACCGgactggcagcaggaggagagccCCGAGGGGCTGCGCCTGTGGTCCCGGAGGCCGCAGAGAAGCCCTCGCACAGCGCTGAGGAGCCTCCACAAGGgacctttttctttccacactGCGTTGCCCAGTCCTGCCTCTCATTATTTATCCCCTGCCAACAATGTGTCAAAGGAAagacctccctgggcagccgcCATGGAGCTGGCTGTTTACTGAGCAGATCCCAGCCCCGGCAGGGCCTGACAGCAGCTAAAAGCCAGGGCTTGTCGCGATTTGGCAGCTTACGGAGTGAGAAGGAACCTCCCTgctttttgtgttgctttttccaAACGCATCAGCGTCGGGCAGCGTGTAATCCGAGCGGACCGAAATCCCTCGGTGGGACCCGCAGCCCCTCAGGAGGGGCCTGGCACAGCCCGCAGAGCTGAGGGACGCGGGGGGCTACCTGCACCCTCCCGCAGAGCCGAGTTTGGCTGCGGGGCCCTCGCAGGATGGCTGCACAGCACCAAgggctgctcagggctgtgtgCCCCTGTGTCCTGCTGCATCGCGCTGCCAGGCTGAGGCTGCCCTCTGCTGACACCGTGCCTACACAAActgccccagtgctcccagggAAGAAGTAGCAGAGCggttagtgttttgtttttttctttttttttttcttttttctccctcccctgtttccctttctttttggggggtgccccttttttccctctgcccCTCCCTGCAGGGAGGCGCTGGCACAAGCCCAGCCCCGAGCGTCGCTAGGCGGTGGCAGCATTGGGGACTGCGCACGAGGCTTCCTCGCCACACTAAAACCCAGCGGGAGAGGTGACCCCGCATGCACGGGGTGAATTCAGCTCAGCAACAGCTACTGTAAATACGCGCTGGATGCAGTCACAGCCCcgtggctgcagcaggggaaCAGCAGTGATAGCTCATTGCATCCGAGCGGTAGGAACGGCTGCATAGCTTGAAGACAGATTTCTCTAGCAGGATCTGTTTAGTAGTGCATGTCTAAATATGTCCAAGAGCCCCAAACTTGGCTTGCGCTCGGCATGCCAAGCAAATGAAAGCATCAGAGCACCAGAAGGGAACCTAAGATTGTACTGAAGTGCCATTTGTTACAAAAATTCCAGacgaagggaagaaaaaaaattccaacCCTTACCCCTTTTATAAAAAAATCACCCGCACAAAACCAAACTGGAaagggaggaggtggccaaagaGGCGGGTGCTCCCCAGCCTCCGGGGAGTTGGTGACTGACTCTGGCTGCTCGCAGCTCCCTGCACTGAGGAAGGAGCGGAGCCCGCCTGGATGGGTCCCCAGGGCTCTCCAGCAGTGGCTGTGCCACGGGCCCAGCCGGTGGGAGGCGCCAGCCTGGCTTTGGGCTGAAAAGCAAAGATGAAaaatccctgaaaaaaaaaaaaagaaaaaaaaaagaaaagaaaatcattggCTGGGACTTGAGGTCAGTTTGAGGCGATTTAAGACACCTCTACCCTGGCCAGTTGGTTGCTCTGTTTTATACATCACATTGAGTGTATTTAAATGACCGTGTCCGACAGGCAAGTGCTACGCCGTGGGCCcgactgtttttaaaatagctcCAACCAGTGGCACTTTAACGAAAGGTTTGCAGAAAccttttaaaactgatttttattctcACAAGTCAATCTGGGGCAAgcccagttatttttttccaatgttgataaaactgtaaatgtttttttaaaggccaatgtatatattttaaatgtgatttattatatatatttactaaCCAGAACTGCAAGTCTTGTACTCTAGGGTCAGGGATAAGAGGACACTGGGGTGGAGCTGTCGCTGTCTGAGCCACCTGAGGGCATCATGCTGCTCTCATTGTCAATAAGGGaattaaacatttgttttgcagaagaATGACTATTTTTTAAGCTCTAGATCTCTATTTTGAAGCTACTGTATGGTGTGTAAGTTATGTACACTGCAACTGGGACTAACTGACCCTGGCTGCACCTGCTCCGTGCAGCAAGACAGTGAGGGAAAAAATAGCCCATGTAATCACCAGACTGACAACAGATTTTAAACCATCTGCTCTGTTTGTGTTGATCATGTGTTTTGTTTCCACTAACATCCATTAAGACTAAATTCTATTAAACAGTGGGGCATATTTTACCCTTTTGATAGTTCTGCCTAGTTGTCTCCTTCGTGTCAAATCATACGAGCTTGTCTCCTGCTCTGTCTGAACTTCATCGAGGATCAGCTTTATCCTGCCCCTTGAGTGCTTAAGATCTGGGTTTCCTCAGATAATCTCCCTGGTAAGAGTTCTGCTGTCGCCTCTAGCGAGGTTAATGCTCAGTCTGAGCCTTACTATTGTGACAGTAACGGGTGGTGAGCACGCTGGGGACCAGCGCTGCCTTCCTGTGCCCCTCTGCCCGGCGTTGGGTCCTGCTTTGCTCAGGCCTCCTCGTCTCGCCGCTGTGTTTTtctccagtgctcccagtgcctgtCACAGCTCACCCCGAGGCCCCACCGCAGTCAAAGCAGTCGGCAGCGACCATCACAGCAACCACACGCACTGTGCCCAGACTGGGGCCACAGGAGGTGAGTGAGGTTACTCTGtgggcaggggcctgcagggctgcacATTTGCCCACGGCTGGGCAGAAACTGGCAGAAAGCGCCAGGATCGGATCCCAGGAGAATCCAGCTCTCGGGCTGTGCTCCTGGCCCAGCGCTGAGCCCCGTTACCTGTGCCATgaccaacacacacacatttttacCTCCTCGCTCTGTTGGGTGCAAACTCCCTCCCACTCTCACGGGGTGTTACCAAGACAGTCGTTTATTGCCGTTCGTACAGTGGATGTGtgcgggttagggttcgttgctttttttttttaatacaagtttTAAtacaaatcaaatatttttacatacatCCCCgaaattttaatataaaatatacacCATTTAAAAACATCTCGATGTAGGAAACTTCTGACTGAAGCCGTTCACCCTGGTCCTCAGGTGCCTCAGTGGCGGAGGGAAGGGTGGCGATGGCGAGACCATCCCAACGGCTCCGTTCCTACGCCTTGGCTCCCTCCAAGTCTAACACAGGAAGGAGGGTGCAGGAAAATAAACGTTTGTGATCACCCAGAGAAGGAAACCTTGGAGTCGCCTCCTCTAGAGGaaggtgtggccagcaggaagCCCTGGTAGCTGCTGCCTTTTATCACCTACAACGGTTAAGTGGCACAAAGCAAGAGCTAGGTCAAGGGAAAGCTGCCCTGCGGGGATAGCAGTGAGTGGCTTGGCGCTGCCgctggctgcagctcagcttgGCCACGGAGGAGATCGTGGCCCACTTGCCAGCCGGCCCTGGCATCAGAAAGACAAGCTGGTTTCTCAAGTGCCAGCGATAAGAtctgcagctggcacacagTGAGTTAAGTGCGACTGAGAAAGGCAGTGTGTGCTCCCTGCGCCAGGCAGCCCTGCGGACCTGAAAGGAGCGAAGGaagagctcagcccagctggCGGAGGTGAGCAGACCCACTGCGAGCAGGACTGGCCTGGTATTGCCGCGTTACAGGAGGGCAGCCCTGCCTTTCCCTGCctggctcccagccctgccagcagcagagcccaagcagctgctccccagctgcaggaacAGGGCCCAGGCCTCCAGACACCTGCACCTGaccccctccag contains:
- the CASKIN2 gene encoding caskin-2 isoform X5, whose translation is MGREQELIQAVKNGDVPGVQKLVAKIKASKSKLLGSAKRLNVNYQDADGFSALHHAALGGSLDLISLLLEAQATVDIKDSNGMRPLHYAAWQGRVEPVRVLLRAAASVNMASLDGQIPLHLSAQYGHYEVSEMLLQHQSNPCLINKAKKTPLDLACEFGRLKVAQLLLNSHLCVALLEGQSKDSTDPNYTTPLHLAAKNGHKEIIRQLLKAGIEINKQTKTGTALHEAALYGKTEVVRLLLEGGVDVNIRNTYNQTALDIVNQFTTSHASKDIKQLLREASGILKVRALKDFWNLHDPTALNVRAGDVITVLEQHPDGRWKGHIHDTQKGTDRVGYFPPSIAEVISKRTGMILPRMAPTHQRQGPPGALTAPPGGLQHLPDECPQQAAPSIPAPYGHLTLTRTAPGPDSSAGDRNSVGSEGSIGSIRSAGSGQSTEGTNGQSTSILIENARPLPSTGDDLQQHLLGSEPRNGQLTSTAGPPGHQTPGNCPPGDRVFSHQFLRPEQLLEGKDAEAIYNWLREFQLESYTANFLNAGYDVPTISRMTPEDLTAIGVTKPGHRKKISTEIGQLSIAEWLPNYIPADLMDWLSAIGLPQYHKKLVNNGYDSITIVTDLTWEDLQEIGINKLGHQKKIMLAVKKLRDLRKSLNQAETTLARRKVPGALDIVTIESLENGECQSPHTPKMTTFQDSELSYELQTAMSNSCHETLSIKNSQGMSRSQESIGVRSRGSGHSQDNVLSRHLSSPSQESLGSGESSSSSGQSCAPPRSKESPASLPGQPSPEPFGKLVSPEGLNGYTNGSGGSPLKERNLPEGTDQYARPAAQKGAGPAGPPAVTPCTPPQTPSKGTAPYVFMYPHVSLKSPTAPSLLGAEQPKTLAHPYPSFPSGQKSSLQTSAQKAFSYLHSQCSPTEPPKAAAAPGTWQAGEQHNGGEGFKYKKRSHSLNRYALSDGEHEEEEGVPTSTLGSYATLTRRPGRSQMPRACLQAEAKVTRSQSFAIRAKRKGPPPPPPKRLSSVSSTPATEANGEQPPDPEQQSPVPQDMVDAGASPSDTSRSRTVRSLAAALEGTPGASPPKPLLAPKPLHVAQDSLSRASVDDRSYDGGDSGSTVLADAGRDAFESSKPRRRTLSEPSAPMTEAVQVGREDACSDTEEEAKPEVSSSSQNSSSECIPFAEEGNLTIKQRPKPAGHPKADTAVQDAEPSSQPAEPPCSAGKEPAAPAATKEPPVLEFNLTESDTVKRRPRFKEREPLQAVLKAFSLAGQAEVGGSPAPQYAQAQAVSIVGPTTGLAPRAGLAGDTFDDDSVEFRIAEIEKSILSLEKGIKKTPSPTKAPSPTELLGTAVVRTPAPGTGTRGGLCEAVAGPEAPSFPCWGRTASSAGQEARGTRASACHEASSLADVPTKHTSVASTKLVFSGPKTIYQQVLQPSRHTVAPWAAPEAVPDVVGSLAAPSPLTLEASSKVSAKPLATAPGTALAQQRLEHTNCSLAAALQAAEKKITAEEVESPPGAVHSAKNILEDISNMFDDLADQLDAMLD